A segment of the Salvelinus sp. IW2-2015 linkage group LG6.2, ASM291031v2, whole genome shotgun sequence genome:
CTCAGGGATTCAAGCCTTcagttacttgcccaacgctcttcACCACTCTTCACCTGTGACCCTACAAAAGTACAATATtgttattttgatttaaaaaaaacattgtttcaatatttcaGTCTCACTATTATTTACCTTGATGATTTATTTGAAGTATTATCTCTTAGTTGTCTACATTTAGGATAGTTGTAGCAAACAAAACCTTACAATGGAGGGTTCGACGGTACCCACGATTGACCCAGATTTTGAGCCGCAAAGCAGACCTAGGTCGTGCACATGGCCGCTCCCCAGACCCGACATCTCAGCTGTCAAACCGGAGGTGGCGGACGGCCCTGAATCTTCTGCGGGAACCCCGCCCGCCGACGACGATAAGCAGGAGCAACAGCAAATCATATCCGAGCCTGAGAAAGTTGTGGTCACAGAGGGAGGAGCCGGAGTAGGTGGAGCCACACCCAGAAAGGGATCATCCCGGCGCAATGCATGGGGGAACCAGTCTTACGCGGACCTGATTAGTCAGGCTATTGAGAACTCTCCAGAGAAGCGTCTAACCTTGGCACAGATATATGACTGGATGGTGAAAACTGTGCCTTACTTCAAAGATAAAGGAGATAGCAACAGCTCAGCAGGGTGGAAGGTAAAAAAAACATGCtcatcattattgttattcacATTGTTAGAAACATGTTATACAGCCCATTTGCTGTGAACACATGATACATTATTACACTGCATTAATGCTTGAAATCTATCGTCAAACCAAGTTGAATGTTTTCTGAAAATTTAACAAGGCACCAATCTTAAAACCCTTTTTCTTGTCCCCCCTTTCCTCTAACTCAGAATTCAATCCGCCACAACTTATCACTCCACAACAAGTTCCTGAGAGTTCACAATGAGTCCACAGGCAAGAGTTCTTGGTGGATGCTCAACCCAGAGGGGGGCAAGACTGGGAAAGCCCCCCGTCGCCGTGCTGCCTCCATGGACAACAGCAGCAAACTGCTGAAAAGCCGGATGCGAGCCAAGCAGACCAAGAAGGCAGCAGCAGGCCTGGGCGGGACCACTGGGGGAGATGGCGACGGGGGCGCAGACAGTCCCAACTCCTCCCAGCAGTTCCCTAAATGGGGGGTAAACAGTGGCAGCCCCTCATCCCGTGGTAGCCTAGACGACCCTGACATGTGGACCAGCTTCCGTCCACGCACCAGCTCCAATGCCAGCACCCTGAGTGGCCGGCTGTCCCCCATCGGCCCCGgccaggaggatgaggatgacctGCCTGAGGAAGGTCTACTGGGCTACTCCACGGGCAACCTGCCCCCCACCCTCACTGAGACACTAATGGAGGAGCTGGACCTGATCGATGGCCTGACACTGATGACCGAGCAGCAGGGAGGGGCTAGTCCCAGCACAGCCCCACCGgctccccccacccctctgccCTCTGCCTCAACACTGCTTCCCCGGGGCTCCGGGTTCCCCTCCTTCCGTCAGCTACAGCCATCCAACATCTCCCAGGCCCCCAACCAGACTGGGGGACAGTCCTCAGGCACACAATGTGGCAACAATAACAACTCCAAACCATTAAACTATGGTAACTCTCTCTTTAACCCCATGCCCAGCCCTGGCTCCCGTGGGACTGGTCTCTATGGCACCCATGTTCCCTCCAGCTTGGAGGCGTTGCTCACCTCAGACTCCCCGCCTCCCAGTGATTTCATGATGACCCAGGTGGACCCCCTTATGCCCAGTCCTAGTGGAGTGGGGATGATGGGCATGGGGGGTCCCATGGTGGGAGGGCGGCCCAAACCAAACCAGCTGTTGCTGGGGAAGGGGCTTGAGCCAAACACTGTGGCATCCATGAGGATGCAGTCCCAGCTCCAACAGCAGCACTCTCAGCTGGGCCTGGGCATGATCCTGTCAGGCATGGCCCAAGACTCTCCACAGCTCTCAGCCCTCAAAGCTCAGCATGCACAGCTGCCAGGTATTGGGCCTCACCACGGAGGGGGCCTATCCAATATAGGAGGAGGTCTGCCAGGGATGGGCCAGTTCGGAACGCCGAGCTCCTTCCTACCATGTCAAGACCGCTTGCCCACTGACTTGGACATTGAGATGTTCACAGAGAACTTGGACTGTGACGTTGACTATATCATCAACAGTGACCTCATGGATGGAGAGGGCATTGATTTCAACTTTGACCCCATAATGCCAGGTGGGCAAAGCTACTCTGGCCCTGCAACTACGCAGAGCTCCGCCCACAACTGGGTACCCAGCTAACTTCTCAGTAACCTTGCAGTGTTAGCCAGGTATGCTGAAATTATACTTTCAGGTTCTAACCTCTCAGTAGTTTTGCActgtacaactaaaccactcttTTCTTTACCCTTTGCTTTCTTTATCCTCTTCATGATTACCCTTGTTTTCCCTCTCACCCTCACTCACTTCCTGTATCCCCTGCTTTGTTCTGGAGATTAATCAAGAACATCATGAACTACAATTTGAACATTTGTCTTTTACTTGTTGTTGCAGGTAAGGATCCCCAATCACACACAAACTCAACGACACCTACAACCTAGAACACACCTGGTGCATTCATTCCTAATCCTCATCTCCCTATTGGCTGAAGATCCAATTCCGAAGCAATTTTTTTAACTTTTGTGCTTGTACTTTTGACGAAACCAGACCTCAGACATCCATGTCACAGGCCATCCATGTCCCTGCCCCTAGTAACAGTTGCAACTTTTGGGGACTTTGCCGTATTTTTTTGAGTGTTTGAGATAAGTATGACCGAATTTATTTCGGGTGAAAAGATGAAGCACAACTAACAACTCTAAGTTAATATCACAATGAATATTATTACTATACCAAAGTAGTTTTAGGATTGATATGGTACACTTCCTTGATGTCTTTGATATTGAAGGTGAAATGGACAGTGCACACAGGAAGAAATTGCCAGTTTTCATATAAATTGTAGGTGGTGAACTATTACCGACAACCACCAACTTGGACATGAAATTAAGCTGCTGCATCTTTATCTACGGAGGGAATGAAGTTCCAACACACTCCTCTGGACTTTCCTCAATTAAAATATTGAGAAGATGACACGAGCAAAGGCTGATGATGTTAAGTCATTGGATGAGACCAAGTTGAAGATGTATGATTTGACATTGGACTCCGCATGTTGACCAGACGTAGTCTAACATTTGGTCGCTTGGTGGTACGAAACATGTGCTTCTGTTTCTTTTTCATTGACGAGACCGGAGCTGCAAAGTAACTACGAGTTATGTCAGTAGTAATTTAACAGTACAGGGTATGTGATATGCATTTACCGCTTGGCATTCATGACTGCTCAGTGTGTGCTAAAGAGCAGGGTAGAAAACACTTTGGTggagttttttattttcttgatgTGCAGTTACACTAACAATGTGAAGAAAAGTGATTTGTGAGCTTTTTACAGGGGGCATTCAAAGGTAATTGTATTTGCCAACAAATTATTTGGTTGACCAAGTGTTATATCATTGAAAGCAGTTTTCCTCCACTGCTTTAAGGGCCGTTTGAAGGTTTTGCGGAACTGGGTTGTGTTTCAAGGCACTTGGGAGTATTCCTGTCATGTGGCTCCTGTACTCTAATGGCAAAATAAGAGACTAAACCAAGTTCGGTTGAATCATTTCATCAAAGAAAAGAGGCAAGGTTGTCATGCTATGCAGATCAATCAggaaaattcaaaagaaatcttGAAGGAAATTGTTAAGATCTCTTGAAGGGTTTTGCATTTAATGTTTTCCTGCAATGTTCTATCCCTTAAAGTAAGGGAAACTGGGGCTTCATGTGGGAATATTTTCTCACTGATAACTTTGTTATACATTACTAACCATCTTTTTTAAAATGAAATTAATACAACATGTGAGAAGTAAAATATTTGACTAGTTTAATATACAATTTAGATGGAGGTTATATATGAAATATTAACATATATGAATATATTTCTATTACTAATCAGACGTTATGGAGAAAAACAATTTCAgatcattttgaacggtcattttCTATATAttcttttatttttgtaaaaGATGAGATGCATGTAGATTTTATACATAACCAAAAGAACACTAAGAATTACATGGCAGATAGTGGGTGCTTGGGACAAAAAATATTTTAGTGTAGATAAGCTTCGCAAGTGGAGCCAAAgaatgaaaaaagaaaagaaatctgCATTTTAACAAATGACACGGCAGGTGAGTTGAGGCGAAGTACATGCGTGGATATACCAGTATAACTTGATTTTCCAAATTGACTTGCCACTTAGTTAATTTGACTTGATTATTGTGAAATTTAAATCAAAGTTAAAACCTGCACATGTTATTTACACAGTGGAGGACATTTTGCTTACAGCAGTGATGCTGAATTCACATCTCAAATGATGCAGCGATTAAATCTCagggtcatttaaaaaataataataatggaaaCATCTTCCTTAAGGGAGTAATCAGATAATCATcagaattacatttattttaggtAAATTTCTATGTTAAAATACAAGACTGGAAACCAACAGCCCCTCGTGTTTTGCCATTTTCTTAATCGTGAGGCATCCTTGACACAAGGGTCTTTTGATTCATACCACTTTTTCAATTTAACACTTAAAAATATAAATTCTAATTTTACTAAGATGGAAATAAACAAGAGATCTTTAGTCATGTATATCATAACAATAGTCTTGTTCGAGGTTGTTAAACTGCCAATATTGAACACTATAGCATGTTATTCAATAGCAAGATGCACCATGtcatttttcatgttttttcCTTCCTTTTGAAGATGAGTTTTGTGTTAGGAGGAAGTTTGTATTTAAATACTTGATCACGACAGAAGAAAAGGTTTCAtttattgtaaatgttttttgtGTTGACCAGTTTTTCATCTGAAATGCATCCTAGATGGAGTTTGACATCCATTATTAATAATTTCACTGTAACCATGTGAATACtttagcttttcatttgtatAAAGCACTCTTTTTcgcacagatttttctattgacCGGTGCTAGTTGTCATTTATGACATACCCTAAGAGGGCCATAATGCAATGGGTGCATATTTAGATTKTTTCAGGGCCTTGAATCATTTGTATGCAGCACAAGGATATTTTGAGTGAGGTAGTGATTAGTTAAagctgaaatatgtaactttttgggcgacctgacaaaATTGGCATCATTgtaagcaagtctaagaagtggtagatctgttctatgtgcactatttctattcTTCCCGTTTTAAGTTTCATTTTTGTCTTTTACTTTCAATTTTGTACACCATctgaaaatataatttttggttatggaaaatatatttcacagtggtttagatggtacaataattctctacactatgcgtgattgttttgtcacataaactgaaattaggcaagctattagaattttagcaaccaggaaatggcggagcgatttctgcatagtgcatctttcaAGAAACAAACCTTTTATTTTTCTGTATTGTGATCCCCAAACGTTGTCACTTAAAAATAGTTTTGAAATTAAAGTGAATACTGTGTAGTTTGAGGTATTTTAGTAATGATGTATGAAATGTAAGCAAAAGGCAATTAATTTACTGGTCCCATTGATGTACAACAAATCAACTTGGTTGCTGTGATGGATTCCACAGGGTCATACTATTGTTACCATTATCGGCCGGGTCTTTAAGACATGTCTTCTGCTTATGCATCTTAGGATGGGTGTGAGT
Coding sequences within it:
- the LOC111965702 gene encoding forkhead box protein O4, with amino-acid sequence MEGSTVPTIDPDFEPQSRPRSCTWPLPRPDISAVKPEVADGPESSAGTPPADDDKQEQQQIISEPEKVVVTEGGAGVGGATPRKGSSRRNAWGNQSYADLISQAIENSPEKRLTLAQIYDWMVKTVPYFKDKGDSNSSAGWKNSIRHNLSLHNKFLRVHNESTGKSSWWMLNPEGGKTGKAPRRRAASMDNSSKLLKSRMRAKQTKKAAAGLGGTTGGDGDGGADSPNSSQQFPKWGVNSGSPSSRGSLDDPDMWTSFRPRTSSNASTLSGRLSPIGPGQEDEDDLPEEGLLGYSTGNLPPTLTETLMEELDLIDGLTLMTEQQGGASPSTAPPAPPTPLPSASTLLPRGSGFPSFRQLQPSNISQAPNQTGGQSSGTQCGNNNNSKPLNYGNSLFNPMPSPGSRGTGLYGTHVPSSLEALLTSDSPPPSDFMMTQVDPLMPSPSGVGMMGMGGPMVGGRPKPNQLLLGKGLEPNTVASMRMQSQLQQQHSQLGLGMILSGMAQDSPQLSALKAQHAQLPGIGPHHGGGLSNIGGGLPGMGQFGTPSSFLPCQDRLPTDLDIEMFTENLDCDVDYIINSDLMDGEGIDFNFDPIMPGGQSYSGPATTQSSAHNWVPS